A stretch of Misgurnus anguillicaudatus unplaced genomic scaffold, ASM2758022v2 HiC_scaffold_33, whole genome shotgun sequence DNA encodes these proteins:
- the LOC129437214 gene encoding RNA polymerase II-associated factor 1 homolog, whose translation MAPTIQTQAQREDGHRSSAHRSVPERSGVVCRVKYGNSLPDIPFDPKFITYPFDQHRFVQYKATSLEKQHKHELLTEPDLSVTIDLINPDTYRIDPNIILDIADEKLLEEDIQAPSSSKRSQQHAKVVPWMRKTEYISTEFNRYGISNEKVEVKIGVSVKQQFTEEEIYKDRDSQIAAIEKTFEDAQKSIAQHYSKPRVTPVEVLPVFPDFKMWINPCAQVIFDSDPAPKDVPGGAAVDMMSQAMIRGMMDEEGNQFVAYFLPNEDTMRKRKRDVDEDLEYMPDEVYDYKIAREYNWNVKNKASKGYEENYFFIFRDADGVYYNELETRVRLSKRRAKAGAQSSTNAVLVCKHRDMNDKELEAQDARKAQLENHEPEDEEEELDIDKDMQDSGDEKEKASESENSESESEREDEERPADEEEERRERKSSSSESGEDRQARDEEEIFGSDDDSEDDDEGGRARSNSSSVQQSGSEGASDSSDGSDSE comes from the exons ATGGCTCCCACGATACAAACTCAGGCGCAGCGCGAGGACGGGCACAG GAGTTCAGCACACAGGAGCGTCCCAGAGAG GTCTGGTGTCGTGTGCAGAGTGAAATATGGAAATAGTCTCCCAGATATCCCGTTTGATCCAAAGTTCATCACCTATCCGTTTGACCAGCACAG GTTTGTGCAGTACAAAGCCACTTCATTAgagaaacaacacaaacatgaaCTGCTAACAGAACCGGACCTGAGCGTCACAATCGACCTTATTAATCCTGATACATATCGCATAGACCCTAACA tcATTCTGGACATTGCTGATGAGAAACTGTTGGAGGAAGACATTCAGGCTCCGTCAAGCTCAAAGAG gtCACAGCAGCATGCAAAGGTGGTGCCGTGGATGAGGAAGACCGAGTACATTTCCACAGAGTTCAACAGATACGGCATCTCCAATGAGAAGGTGGAAGTCAA gATCGGGGTGTCGGTGAAACAGCAGTTCACAGAAGAGGAGATCTATAAAGATCGAGACAGTCAGATTGCAGCTATTGAAAAGACGTTTGAAGACGCTCAGAAATCG ATTGCTCAGCATTACAGTAAACCCAGAGTCACACCGGTGGAGGTGCTGCCTGTCTTCCCAGACTTCaag ATGTGGATTAATCCATGCGCTCAAGTCATCTTTGATTCAGATCCAGCACCTAAAGATGTTCCTGGAGGTGCAGCAGTGGATATGATGTCACAGGCCATGATCAG GGGTATGATGGATGAAGAGGGGAATCAGTTTGTGGCGTACTTCCTGCCGAACGAGGACACAATGCGCAAACGCAAGAGAGACGTAGATGAAGACCTTGAATACATGCCTGATGAAGT gtACGATTATAAGATCGCTCGTGAGTACAACTGGAATGTGAAGAACAAGGCCAGTAAAGGTTACGAGGAGAATTACTTCTTCATCTTTAGAGACGCAGATGGAGTTTATTATAATGAGCTGGAGACCAG gGTGCGTCTGAGCAAGAGGCGAGCAAAGGCAGGTGCCCAGTCCTCCACAAACGCTGTGTTGGTGTGTAAACACAGAGACATGAACGACAAAGAGCTGGAAGCTCAG GATGCCCGTAAGGCTCAGCTGGAGAATCACGAACCAGAGGATGAAGAGGAGGAGCTGGACATTGATAAAGACATGCAGGACTCTG GTGATGAGAAAGAGAAAGCGAGTGAGTCTGAGAACTCTGAAAGTGAGTCTGAACGTGAGGATGAGGAGCGGCCGGCAGATGAGGAAGAGGAGCGGCGTGAGAGGAAGAGCAGCAGCAGTGAGAGCGGAGAGGACCGGCAGGCGCGTGATGAAGAAGAGATCTTCGGCAGTGATGATGACAGTGAGGATGATGATGAAGGTGGGCGAGCGAGAAGCAACAGTAGCAGCGTTCAGCAGAGCGGCAGTGAGGGAGCGTCAGACTCCAGCGATGGCAGCGATAGCGAATAA
- the LOC141363250 gene encoding suppressor of cytokine signaling 5-like: MSLPEETGDRGKERERGARPKVRQSRSEERRDGGRRKGARGKKKSHPSRDPATERPMSDGFEYGDLLNGLHESGGSSSPVRERRRWQLLGSSGSLSAKPSFGSPAADLGCDTENKSSGSGRTLRQKIQDAVGQCFPIKSNSQGLSQPVSATASSSASASRRKIHLSELMLDSCPFPAGSDLAQKWYLIKQHTAPLSQAPILEPLSGSTSTSTVVVAAATPVEDEEDRLRERRRISIEQGVEPPPNAQIHTFEVTAQINPLYKLGPKLAHGMNELAGDERATLHQLLLQSCLDTLDEVAASSAASSDVELGAGAASPSACSLTGAPLVQMDSPKSQDGQHRVHTQIDYIHCLVPDLLRITNLPCYWGVMDRYQAETLLEGKPEGTFLLRDSAQEDYLFSVSFRRYGRSLHARIEQWNHNFSFDVHDPSVFHAPTVTGLLEHYKDPNSCMFFEPLLSNPIHRTQPFSLQHICRAVISSRTTYDGINALTLPNALKEHLKEYHYKQRVRVRRLDTWWE; the protein is encoded by the coding sequence ATGTCTCTGCCTGAGGAAACAGGGGATCgtgggaaagagagagagcgtggCGCTCGTCCTAAAGTGCGTCAGAGCCGGTCCGAGGAGAGAAGAGATGGGGGAAGGAGGAAGGGGGCGAGGGGTAAAAAGAAAAGCCACCCGTCACGGGACCCCGCCACCGAGCGACCCATGAGCGACGGCTTTGAGTACGGAGATTTATTGAACGGTCTACACGAATCAGGTGGCTCTTCCTCTCCTGTGAGGGAACGCAGGAGGTGGCAGCTCCTGGGATCATCCGGATCTTTATCCGCCAAACCGTCGTTCGGCTCACCCGCCGCCGACCTCGGCTGTGACACGGAGAACAAATCCTCCGGTAGCGGGCGTACGCTTCGGCAGAAAATCCAGGATGCGGTAGGACAGTGTTTTCCGATTAAGAGCAACAGCCAGGGCCTGTCTCAGCCTGTCTCAGCGACGGCCTCATCTTCGGCCTCGGCATCCAGACGTAAGATACACCTGAGCGAGCTGATGCTAGACAGCTGTCCGTTCCCTGCCGGCTCCGACCTGGCCCAGAAGTGGTACCTCATCAAGCAGCACACGGCTCCCCTTTCTCAAGCGCCCATCCTGGAACCCTTAAGCGGATCGACCAGCACCTCGACGGTCGTCGTTGCCGCCGCCACCCCTGTGGAGGACGAGGAGGATCGTTTGCGAGAGAGACGGCGAATAAGCATCGAACAGGGTGTGGAGCCGCCGCCCAACGCCCAGATCCACACGTTTGAGGTGACCGCTCAGATCAACCCCCTATATAAACTGGGACCCAAATTGGCGCATGGAATGAACGAATTGGCCGGAGACGAGCGGGCGACGCTGCACCAGCTGCTGCTGCAGAGTTGCTTGGACACCTTGGATGAGGTCGCCGCATCGTCTGCTGCCTCTTCCGACGTCGAGCTGGGCGCAGGCGCCGCGTCGCCCTCCGCCTGTTCCTTGACCGGGGCCCCTTTAGTTCAAATGGACAGTCCCAAATCACAAGACGGACAGCATCGTGTACACACGCAAATCGATTACATCCACTGTTTGGTGCCCGACCTGCTCCGAATCACAAACTTGCCCTGTTACTGGGGCGTCATGGATCGGTACCAGGCCGAGACGTTGCTGGAGGGCAAACCCGAAGGCACGTTTCTGCTCCGCGACTCCGCGCAAGAGGACTACCTGTTCTCCGTCAGCTTCCGGCGATACGGCCGCTCGCTGCACGCACGCATCGAGCAGTGGAACCACAACTTCAGCTTCGATGTGCACGACCCCAGCGTGTTCCACGCGCCGACCGTCACGGGCCTCCTCGAGCACTACAAGGATCCCAATTCCTGCATGTTCTTCGAGCCGCTTCTGTCAAACCCCATCCACCGGACGCAGCCCTTCAGCCTGCAGCACATCTGTCGCGCCGTCATCAGCAGCCGCACCACGTACGACGGCATCAACGCACTGACGCTTCCCAATGCGCTGAAGGAGCACCTGAAGGAGTACCACTACAAGCAGCGCGTACGTGTTCGCCGGCTGGACACGTGGTGGGAGTGA
- the LOC129437208 gene encoding protein Smaug homolog 2: MMFRDQVGILTDWFKGWNECEQTVALLSLLKRVSRTQARFLHICLDHWLADCTEIHILEAEANNAAIVSQWQQEPKEKVVSLLLSHLPLLQPRNAEAKCEYMNLLQKVLCHTIESSLFVEESRQLLSYALIHPATTIDDRNSLAMWLNHLEDHLSSRPPPSGPYHHARQGSDEWPGSAESLEPSYGWQENLSSTCSSPAGQNGHVAFPGTGGVTSPVNNAGLQVQPSPLKPSMSLTPASQTACSSDWLNQDDGIGCQGVGGAEHAPLSPQSSITSSGSEQTEDQSNARNTFQEDGSGMKDVPGWLKSLRLHKYASLFSQMTYDEMMILTEQHLESQNVTKGARHKIALSIQKLRERPSLLKSLEKDILEGGNVRNALQELQQIIITPIKAFAPPTAAQKEVEPGVTPVDKAANSGEEKETEGFQTHNPPPCDGESSSAPISDGDIAGQFTRVMGKVCTQLLVSRPDEENISCYLQLIEKCLTHEAFTETQKKRLLSWKQQVLKLLRLFPRKAMMDSGVYRRGWPAYGSNSLPTAGSVSAGLGRRAQRPFQMPPRGAPAPRSMGLMTTGGLGGASPRHSLTSPAAVTGQGRQNLWFGNPGGSNSMPSQSRSSVQRTHSLPVHTSPHTMLLFQQQECQVPGTDLEINPTLESLCLSMTEHALGDGMDRTSTI; the protein is encoded by the exons ATGATGTTCCGGGACCAGGTGGGGATTTTGACGGACTGGTTTAAGGGCTGGAACGAGTGCGAGCAGACGGTCGCCCTGCTGTCGTTGTTGAAGCGAGTTTCTCGGACGCAGGCGAGGTTTCTGCACATCTGTCTGGATCACTGGCTGGCCGACTGCACAGAGATACACATACTGGAGGCGGAGGCCAACAACGCAG CGATCGTGAGTCAATGGCAGCAGGAGCCGAAGGAGAAAGTGGTGTCTCTCCTGCTGTCTCACCTCCCCCTGCTGCAGCCACGCAACGCAGAGGCCAAGTGTGAGTACATGAACCTGCTGCAGAAGGTCCTGTGCCACACCATCGAGAGCAGCCTGTTTGTGGAGGAGAGCCGCCAGCTGCTGTCTTACGCCCTCATTCATCCGGCCACCACCATCGACGACCGCAACTCTCTCGCCATGTGGCTCAATCACCTGGAGGATCATCTTTCGTCGCGGCCGCCCCCTTCCGGGCCGTACCATCACGCCCGGCAGGGTTCGGACGAGTGGCCGGGTTCCGCCGAGTCCCTGGAGCCGTCGTACGGCTGGCAGGAGAACCTTTCGTCAACGTGCAGCTCGCCGGCCGGGCAGAACGGGCACGTGGCTTTTCCCGGCACGGGCGGCGTGACTTCGCCCGTCAACAATGCAG GGCTGCAGGTACAGCCGAGCCCGTTGAAGCCCTCCATGTCGCTCACCCCCGCCAGTCAGACTGCCTGCAGCTCCGATTGGCTGAACCAGGACGATGGGATTGGATGTCAAGGGGTGGGAGGAGCAGAACATGCCCCCCTATCACCCCAGAGCAGCATTACATCGTCGGGGAGTGAACAGACAGAGGACCAGAGCAACGCACGCAACACTTTCCAAGAGGATGGGAGTGGGATGAAAG ATGTGCCGGGCTGGCTGAAGAGTCTCCGTCTGCATAAATACGCTTCACTTTTCTCTCAGATGACGTATGATGAAATGATGATTCTCACAGAACAGCATCTTGAGTCACAG AACGTGACAAAAGGGGCTCGACATAAGATCGCTCTGAGCATACAGAAACTCCGAGAACGACCGAGTCTCCTTAAATCTCTTGAAAAG GATATACTGGAAGGCGGAAATGTTCGTAATGCTTTACAAGAACTTCAGCAGATCATCATCACACCAATCAAAGCCTTTGCCCCGCCCACTGCTGCTCAAAAGGAGGTGGAGCCTGGAGTTACACCTGTTGATAAAGCAGCCAATTCTGGTGAGGAGAAGGAAACTGAGGGTTTCCAGACCCACAATCCTCCTCCGTGTGACGGAGAATCCTCATCCGCTCCCATTTCTGATGGAGATATTGCTGGACAATTCACACGTGTGATGGGGAAAG TATGTACACAGTTATTGGTATCCAGGCCGGATGAGGAGAATATCAGCTGTTACCTGCAGCTCATTGAGAAGTGTTTGACACACGAG GCATTTACAGAGACACAGAAGAAGAGGTTGTTGTCATGGAAACAGCAGGTGCTGAAGTTGCTCCGCCTCTTCCCACGGAAAGCCATGATGGATAGTGGAGTGTACCGGAGAGG GTGGCCGGCGTACGGCTCCAACTCTCTGCCCACAGCTGGATCTGTGAGCGCGGGTTTGGGCCGGCGAGCGCAGCGGCCGTTTCAGATGCCTCCGCGGGGTGCTCCTGCCCCCAGGAGCATGGGGCTGATGACTACTGGTGGTCTGGGTGGAGCATCGCCCCGACACTCGCTCACCAGCCCTGCGGCCGTCACGGGACAGGGGCGACAG AACTTGTGGTTTGGGAACCCGGGCGGCAGTAACAGCATGCCGAGCCAGAGCAGAAGTTCGGTTCAGAGAACTCACTCTTTACCCGTGCACACGTCTCCACACACCATGCTTCTGTTTCAACAGCAAG AATGCCAAGTTCCAGGAACGGATCTGGAGATCAACCCCACTCTGGAGTCTCTGTGCCTCAGCATGACAGAGCATGCCTTAGGAG ACGGAATGGACAGAACGTCAACGATATGA
- the LOC129437228 gene encoding glia maturation factor gamma yields the protein MSSSLVVCEVDAVLQEKLKKFRFRKETTNAAILIKIDMEKQLVVMEEEYEDISLDAIREELPERQPRFIVYSYKLTHGDGRVSYPLCFIFSSPVGCKPEQQMMYAGSKNRLVQSADLTKIFEVRNPDDLTEDWLKEKLSFFR from the exons ATG TCGAGTTCTTTAGTCGTGTGTGAGGTGGACGCAGTTCTGCAGGAGAAACTGAAGAAGTTTCGTTTTCGTAAGGAAACAACGAATGCAGCCATTCTGA tTAAGATTGACATGGAGAAACAGCTGGTGGTTATGGAGGAAGAGTATGAG GATATTTCTCTGGATGCGATCAGAGAGGAACTTCCAGAACGTCAACCTCG ATTTATAGTTTATAGTTATAAACTGACCCACGGGGACGGCAGGGTCTCATACCCTCTCTGTTTCATCTTCTCCAGTCCTGTGG GCTGTAAACCAGAGCAACAGATGATGTACGCGGGGAGTAAGAACAGACTCGTGCAGTCAGCAGATCTCACTAAG ATTTTTGAGGTTCGTAATCCAGATGACTTGACAGAGGATTGGCTGAAGGAGAAATTGTCATTTTTCCGCTGA